Part of the Corynebacterium caspium DSM 44850 genome, TCCGGTTGCAGCACTAGCCAAATATTTCAATATTGCCCCGGCGCGCATCGTTGTATTACATGATGAATTGGAATTAGAGCTAGGCCAAATCCAAATCAGACCTGGTGGTGGGGATCGGGGGCATAATGGATTACGCTCTATCACTAAATCTTTAGGCACCAAAGAATATGTGCGGCTTTCCTTAGGAATTGGGCGCCCACCAGGGCGTATGGATCCAGGAGATTATGTGCTTAAGTCTTTTTCAGCGGCAGAGAAAAAAGAATTACCGATCATATGTGCAGATGCCGCCGCAGAGATTTTCAAATTACGCGACTAGGTTGCAACTATCCCGCTAGGCTCAAAGCCATGCAACTAGCGACCTTAAATATCTCTGGTACCACCCGCGCTGCCAAAATTACCGGCCCAAATACTGCAATCTTATTGCCCTACAGTGATGTGGGGGAATTTTTAAACCAACCTGATTGGCAAACCCAAGCAAGCACGGCTGTGGGCACAGCGGGCATAGAGAGCACAGAGGTAGATTTTAAACCTGCTGATCTAGCTCCAGTTATCCCTAAGCCCAGCAAGATTATTTGTGTGGGATTAAATTATGCCCAACATATCCAAGAAATGGGCCGGGTATTACCTAAGGTGCCAACCTTATTTATTAAATTCCCAGAGGCCCTAATTGGGCCCTATGCAGATATTTTGGTTCCGCCGTGGCGTAATAATGCGGTGGATTGGGAAGGCGAATTAGCGGTAATTATTGGCAAATATGCCCGGCGCGTCGCAGCAGTAAATGCCTTGGAACATATTGCTGGCTATGCCATTATTAATGATTGCACCCAAAGAGATCATCAAAATGCCACTTTGCAATGGCATCAGGGGAAATCTCAGGAGAATTCCGCAGGTTTTGGCCCCTGGTTGACTACCACTGATAGTTTTCAGCCAGGTCCGCTCTTAGAAACTCAGGTAAATGGGGTTTTAAAACAGCAAGGGGCAACTGATGATCTAGTTTTCTCACCGGAAAAACTTGTGGAGTTTATTTCCCATATTTATCCCCTAAATCCAGGTGATGTGATTGCTACAGGTACCCCAGCTGGGGTGGGAGTGGCGCAAAATCCCCCACAATGTTTAAGACATGGGGATATCGTAAAAATTTCTGTGGCAGGTTTGGGAAGTATTGAAAATAAGGTGATCTTTGAGCAGGCTCCTACCAACGCCTAGCTAGGCGGATAGCATCAGCTGAATAATCTCCGGCTTTAGCTAACCGTTGGTGCACTACTGGGCAGGCAATACAGCGCGGATTAGAGCGGCAACATTTTTTCTTCACATAGGTGCCTAAAGGGCTTCCAGGTTTTCCTCCTACCGAAAGCTCTTGCCAGTTTTCTGGCTGGGCATCCATAATGTCGAAATAGCTAAGACCCTTGCGGTATAAGGACCGCATCTCTGCGCGGTTCTTACGCCCCATAACAACCCCGGTAGACTACAGCGCCGGGGCTTTTAATACCTGGCAAGTTGAACATACGGTTTATTGTATAGAAAGTTAGGCACACACCTTGTTTAGTTCTATTAAGAGCTGGTGGAAGTCACTCAAACCACTAAAGCGGCTACATCCGCCGGCTAAAAATATTGCGGCTAATTCTGCCACCAGGGACGATATTTCTACGACAGCTGCAGAAGTCACCCCGCAATGGCTGATTGTGGGTCTCGGAAATCCGGGGACACGTTATGCGGGTACTCGACATAATGCCGGATTTTTAGTTTTGGACCAAATAGTTGCGCCGGGCGAAATTAAGCTGCTAAAGCCGACAACTTTTATGAATTCATCAGGTGAAGAGGTTGCGCCACTGCTAAAAACTTTGGGGCTTGGACCAGAGCGTTTGATTGTGATTCATGATGAATTAGATTTTCCAGCAGGAAGGGTCCGGCTGAAAAAAGGTGGCCACGATAATGGCCATAATGGTTTGAAATCTATTACTAAACACTTGGGGACTTCAGATTATTTGCGCGTCCGGGTAGGAATTGGGCGCCCGCCTAAAGGGGTTTCCATTATTGATTGGGTGCTAGGCGAAATTCGTGAAGCCCCTACTTTGGCAAGTTTTGGCCTAGCTGCCCAAGCTGCTCTTTTGATTACTACCGTCGGCTTTGAGCGGGCGCAAACTGATATTAACGCCCGCTAAAGCTGCACTACAGCAAGATCTTGCGGGGTTTATAGTTGGCTTGGATCTTGGCGTTTAGGCAAAACTAGGGGGCGGGCGCCAGCAATTTCTTCAACTATCCGAATTACCTGGTTGGAATAGCCAAATTCATTGTCGTACCACACATATAGCACCAAGTTTTTGCCCTCGGCAATGGTGGCCAGTCCATCAATGATGCCGGTGCGGTCATGCCCAACAAAATCTGTGGAAACTACCTCTGGGGAGTAAATCCAATCGATTTGCTGCCGCAATTTAGAATGTAGCGAAACCCTTCGCAAGAATTCGTTGATTTCTTCTTTGGTGGTCTCTTTTTCCAGGCGCAGATTCAAAACAGCCATGGAAACATTTGGAGTAGGTACCCGAATAGCATTTCCGGTGAGTTTTCCAGCAAGCTCCGGCAGGGCTTTAGCTACTGCGCGCGCAGCCCCAGTTTCGGTGAGCACCATATTTAAACCAGCTGCCCGTCCGCGGCGGGCTCCCTTATGGAAATTATCGATGAGGTTTTGGTCATTGGTATAGGAGTGAATGGTTTCCACATGCCCATGGATGACCCCATAACGATCATTAATTACTTTTAGCACCGGAGTGATGGCATTAGTGGTGCAAGAAGCCGCTGAGAGAATGGTATCTGCAGGCTGGATTTCTTTATGGTTTATGCCATAAACAATATTTTTTATATCACCTTTACCAGGGGCGGTAAGCAGTACGCGCGCAATTCCTGGGGCTTCTAGGTGTTGGCTTAGGCCTTCTTGGTCGCGCCATCGTCCGGTGTTATCAACTAGCACTGCATTATTAATCCCGTAGCTGGGGTAATCCACGGTGCGGGGATCATCGGAATAAATTACCTGGATAGGGGTGCCATTGGCCCAGATAATGTTGTTTTCTTCATCAACAGAGATAGTGCCATTAAAGGCTCCGTGGACTGAATCTCGACGCAAAAGAGAGGCCCGTTTAGCCAGGTCATCGGGGCTATTTTTGCGCACTACTACCGCGCGCAGCCGGACTCCTTGATAGAGAGCTTCGCGGTCAATAAGGATCCGGGCTAGCAGCCGGCCGATGCGCCCAAAACCGTAGAGCACGACGTCTGTCTGCTGTGGTTTTTCGGTGGCTGTTTTTAGAACTGGGGCTAATTCCGCTGTGAGAAAAGCTAGTAAATCTCCGCCTATTTTGCTGTAGCGGTAAGTCAATTGACCGATGTCTATAGAAGAAGTACCTAATTCTAAAGAATTAAGCTCCCGGATGATCTGGAGCGATTCATCTATCGGGAGCTCTTTGGAGGTGATGTGGCGGGCGTAGCGGTGGGCCTTGATTACATCTGTGGGAGTGGAATTTGTGAGCAGGTGTCCGAAAATGGAAACCACCACATTGTGATTGCGGTGTAAGGAATCAATTAAGGGAACTATCTCGTGGGCAAGGGTAATCCGGTGGTTCCAATCTTTATGATGATCAGTCACAGCCATACTTTCCTGAGAAGGGGAGGTTTACACCCACAACATAATAGAATCGGGCAGAAAATATATGCCGATCTTCTTTTCGGGGGTAACCATCGCTCCCCCTGCCAGGCCGGCACCAAACAGTCCCTGCGGCCCCGGTATCCTTAACAGCTATGAATTCCCCGCTTACCGCTACTGAAGCAGCACGCCGCCGTACTTTTGCCGTTATTGCCCACCCCGATGCTGGTAAATCCACGCTCACCGAGGCTTTGGCACTGCACGCACACGTGATTTCAGAAGCTGGTGCCACCCACGGTAAAGCGGGTCGAAAGGCCACGGTTTCAGACTGGATGGAGATGGAAAAAGATCGGGGCATTTCCATTGCATCTTCAGCCTTGCAATTTGAGTACGCTCCCGAGGGCGATGACACCACCTATGTGATCAACTTAGTGGACACCCCAGGCCACGCGGATTTCTCTGAAGACACCTACCGAGTACTCATGGCTGTTGATGCCGCAGTCATGCTTATCGATGCCGCCAAAGGACTTGAGCCGCAAACCCTGCAACTTTTCCGAGTTTGTAAAGCGCGAGGCTTGCCGATTATCACCGTGGTCAATAAATGGGACCGTCCTGGTCGAGAACCACTAGCCCTAGTTGATGAAATTGTTAATGAAATTGGTTTACAACCCACTCCCCTGTTTTGGCCAGTAGGTGATGCTGGGGATTTCCGCGGTCTAGCCAGGGTCAATGATGCAGGCGATATTGACCACTATATTCACTTCCTGCGCACCGCCGGTGGGGCAAGTATCGCCCCAGAAGAGCATTACAGCCCAGAGCAAGCAGCCGCCCGGGAAGGTAAAGAATGGGATGATGCTTTAGAAGAAATCGAATTGCTGGCAATGGATGGTGCAGTGCATGACCAGGCCCTTTTTGAGGCTTGTGAAACTTCTCCGTTGATCTTTGCCTCGGCGATGTTAAATTTTGGGGTGCACCAAATTCTTGATGCGCTCTGCTTGCTTGCGCCTTCCCCGCGCGGGCGCGATTCTGATCCCAAAGCAGTGGCTGCAGCTACTAGTGCGATGGATACCACTCGAGAGATTACTGGGGAATTTTCTGGAGTCGTCTTTAAGGTCCAAGCCGGTATGGATCGCAACCATCGCGATACTTTAGCTTTTATGCGCGTAGTTTCTGGCGAATTTGAACGCGGCATGCAAGTAACCCATGCCCAATCCGGACGTAGTTTTTCTACTAAATATGCGCTCACAGTTTTTGGGCGCACGCGGTCCACAGTTGAGGCGGCTTTCCCTGGAGATATCGTCGGGCTAGTAAATGCGGGGTCGCTGGCACCTGGGGATACCATTTATGCTGGTCCAAAGGTGCAATATCCTCCGATGCCACAATTCGCGCCAGCACATTTCCGTACTTTAAGAGCAAAATCTTTGGGCAAATACAAGCAGTTCCGCAAGGCTTTGGAACAGCTCGAAGCCGAAGGCGTGGTGCAGGTATTACGCAATCAGCATCGCGGCGATGCCGCCCCAGTTATGGCCGCGGTAGGTCCTATGCAGTTTGAGGTTATGCAAGCTCGTATGGCTAACGAATATAACGTGGAAACGGTTACCGAATCTATCCCTTATTCAGTAGCCCGCATTACCGATGCAGCCTCTGTCGCAGGCTTGGATCGCCAACGCGGAGTAGAGGTATTTGAGCGCACCGATGGCGCTCTCTTGGCACTTTTTGGCGATAAATGGAAGCTGGCTTTCATTGAGCGCGAACACCCCGATCTAACGCTATTGCCGCTGGTAGCAGACGACTAATGCGATTTTTAAGGCGTGTTCGCGACGCTCGCGGCGCT contains:
- the pth gene encoding aminoacyl-tRNA hydrolase, producing MSSPLLVVGLGNPGPKYLDTRHNLGAIAAQSLVADEYGTWTSHKRTNTDICQLPGLIIATTRSYMNLSGTPVAALAKYFNIAPARIVVLHDELELELGQIQIRPGGGDRGHNGLRSITKSLGTKEYVRLSLGIGRPPGRMDPGDYVLKSFSAAEKKELPIICADAAAEIFKLRD
- a CDS encoding fumarylacetoacetate hydrolase family protein, which translates into the protein MQLATLNISGTTRAAKITGPNTAILLPYSDVGEFLNQPDWQTQASTAVGTAGIESTEVDFKPADLAPVIPKPSKIICVGLNYAQHIQEMGRVLPKVPTLFIKFPEALIGPYADILVPPWRNNAVDWEGELAVIIGKYARRVAAVNALEHIAGYAIINDCTQRDHQNATLQWHQGKSQENSAGFGPWLTTTDSFQPGPLLETQVNGVLKQQGATDDLVFSPEKLVEFISHIYPLNPGDVIATGTPAGVGVAQNPPQCLRHGDIVKISVAGLGSIENKVIFEQAPTNA
- the pth gene encoding aminoacyl-tRNA hydrolase, giving the protein MFSSIKSWWKSLKPLKRLHPPAKNIAANSATRDDISTTAAEVTPQWLIVGLGNPGTRYAGTRHNAGFLVLDQIVAPGEIKLLKPTTFMNSSGEEVAPLLKTLGLGPERLIVIHDELDFPAGRVRLKKGGHDNGHNGLKSITKHLGTSDYLRVRVGIGRPPKGVSIIDWVLGEIREAPTLASFGLAAQAALLITTVGFERAQTDINAR
- a CDS encoding glyceraldehyde-3-phosphate dehydrogenase, which produces MTDHHKDWNHRITLAHEIVPLIDSLHRNHNVVVSIFGHLLTNSTPTDVIKAHRYARHITSKELPIDESLQIIRELNSLELGTSSIDIGQLTYRYSKIGGDLLAFLTAELAPVLKTATEKPQQTDVVLYGFGRIGRLLARILIDREALYQGVRLRAVVVRKNSPDDLAKRASLLRRDSVHGAFNGTISVDEENNIIWANGTPIQVIYSDDPRTVDYPSYGINNAVLVDNTGRWRDQEGLSQHLEAPGIARVLLTAPGKGDIKNIVYGINHKEIQPADTILSAASCTTNAITPVLKVINDRYGVIHGHVETIHSYTNDQNLIDNFHKGARRGRAAGLNMVLTETGAARAVAKALPELAGKLTGNAIRVPTPNVSMAVLNLRLEKETTKEEINEFLRRVSLHSKLRQQIDWIYSPEVVSTDFVGHDRTGIIDGLATIAEGKNLVLYVWYDNEFGYSNQVIRIVEEIAGARPLVLPKRQDPSQL
- a CDS encoding peptide chain release factor 3 translates to MNSPLTATEAARRRTFAVIAHPDAGKSTLTEALALHAHVISEAGATHGKAGRKATVSDWMEMEKDRGISIASSALQFEYAPEGDDTTYVINLVDTPGHADFSEDTYRVLMAVDAAVMLIDAAKGLEPQTLQLFRVCKARGLPIITVVNKWDRPGREPLALVDEIVNEIGLQPTPLFWPVGDAGDFRGLARVNDAGDIDHYIHFLRTAGGASIAPEEHYSPEQAAAREGKEWDDALEEIELLAMDGAVHDQALFEACETSPLIFASAMLNFGVHQILDALCLLAPSPRGRDSDPKAVAAATSAMDTTREITGEFSGVVFKVQAGMDRNHRDTLAFMRVVSGEFERGMQVTHAQSGRSFSTKYALTVFGRTRSTVEAAFPGDIVGLVNAGSLAPGDTIYAGPKVQYPPMPQFAPAHFRTLRAKSLGKYKQFRKALEQLEAEGVVQVLRNQHRGDAAPVMAAVGPMQFEVMQARMANEYNVETVTESIPYSVARITDAASVAGLDRQRGVEVFERTDGALLALFGDKWKLAFIEREHPDLTLLPLVADD